A stretch of the Acyrthosiphon pisum isolate AL4f chromosome A2, pea_aphid_22Mar2018_4r6ur, whole genome shotgun sequence genome encodes the following:
- the LOC100160419 gene encoding cell division cycle protein 23 homolog translates to MSNYAMDVDVAKVGCLVPKMDDVKKELLVSMNELYARGLKTSCQWSADLLLSLEVGNNPKPLAKKIEGYKRPKITRSCLISVPKRVPVSKPTDLYSIDQLPIAYQEMELYLHARTCYNAKEYQRASFWLKNCYSKIPLFLKMYSDYLAADSNIKNIGSEATPSMFKEYRNFLDYLSQQLESIRQQKKGDGYLTYLLGVVYVKLEQYEAAVNMLVESIKEVPLNWHAWMQLGDLIVDRVKLSKLELPNHWMKNFFYCQKYLDLQLNEQMLGMTQYLFNCGFSDSIFLQSRVAVCYHNKRYIEIAVQKFQELIEIEPCRLENMDTYSNLLYVQHQRVELAYLAQRAVKIDKYRVETCCILGNYYSLHGEHQKAMRYFHRALKLNPLYLAAWTLLGQEYMELKNSNDAIQSYSKALEINKYEYRAWYGLGQTYEILGMFKHSLHFFKQAQLLRPFDSRMIIAVGNVYEKLGNVDMAFQSYLKGRAMGDDEKLGLIYLAKLYVVINRPDDAAKMFLEYIEEHGLDEQTRDHSYAYMFLANYYLSRMNFDQAFHYAQKCLNYAETKEEAKALLKTIVHERIYMEIDNIIKFTSMDEKKSKDYDKEEMPRQLELLSLTQKAEVNQSEDNKDNDDDDDDDDDSDEEEHLCNSISRYMILVDPSESDSVLDSVSE, encoded by the exons ATGAGTAACTACGCTATGGACGTCGATGTGGCAAAAGTCGGTTGTCTCGTTCCAAAAATGGACGACGTCAAAAAAGAGCTCCTCGTCAGCATGAACGAACTGTATGCCCGAGGTCTGAAAACCAGCTGTCAGTG GTCTGCAGATCTTCTTCTATCACTTGAGGTCGGCAATAATCCAAAACCATTAGCCAAAAAGATAGAAGGGTACAAAAGACCAAAAATCACCCGTAGTTGTCTAATCTCTGTACCTAAACGTGTGCCGGTTTCAAAACCTACAGATTTATATTCCATAGACCAACTTCCAATAGCATATCAAGAAATGGAACTATATCTTCATGCCCGAACATGTTACAATGCAAAAGAATATCAGAG AGCATCATTTTGgttgaaaaattgttattcaaaaataccattatttctgaaaatgtaTTCAGATTATTTGGCTGCTgacagtaatattaaaaatattggtagTGAAGCAACACCTTCCATGTTTAAAGAATATCGAAATTTCCTAGACTATTTATCTCAGCAACTAGAGTCTATACGACAACAAAAAAAGGGGGATGGGTATTTGACATATTTACTTGGTGTAGTGTATGTGAAATTAGAACAATACGAGGCAGCTGTTAATATGCTTGTGGAATCTATAAAAGAGGTGCCGCTCAATTGGCATGCGTGGATGCAACTTGGGGATCTTATTGTAGATCGAGttaag TTATCAAAGCTAGAGTTACCCAATCACTGGATGAAAAACTTCTTCTACTGTCAAAAATATTTGGACTTGCAGTTAAATGAACAGATGTTAGGTATGACACAGTATTTGTTCAACTGTGGTTTCAGTGATAGCATATTTCTCCAATCTAGGGTGGCAGTTTGTTACCACAACAAAAGAT acATTGAAATAGCAGTTCAAAAGTTTCAAGAGCTCATTGAAATTGAACCTTGTCGACTAGAAAATATGGatacttattcaaatttattatatgtgcAACATCAACGAGTTGAACTAGCTTATCTTGCTCAGCGAGCAgtcaaaattgataaatatcgTGTGGAAACCTGTTGTATTTTGGGAAACTATTATAGTCTTCACGGGGAACATCAAAAAGCAATGCGTTACTTTCATCGCGCTCTTAAATTGAATCCTCTATATTTGGCTGCCTGGACACTACTTGGCCAAGAATATATGgaacttaaaaattcaaacgatGCCATACAGAGTTACAGCAAAGCTTTGG aaataaacaaatatgagTACAGAGCATGGTATGGTTTGGGTCAAACATATGAAATACTTGGAATGTTCAAACACAGTCttcattttttcaaacaagCACAGCTACTGAGACCGTTTGACAGCCGTATGATAATTGCCGTTGgaaatgtttatgaaaaacTAGGTAATGTCGACATGGCATTTCAAAGTTATCTAAAAGGGCGGGCAATGGGTGACGATGAAAAGCTTGGTCTCATATACTTAGCAAA gttgTACGTAGTTATAAATAGACCAGATGATGCtgcaaaaatgtttttagaataCATTGAAGAACACGGACTAGATGAACAGACTCGCGATCACAGCTATGCTTATATGTTCCTTGCAAACTACTATCTGTCTCGTATGAACTTTGATCAAGCTTTTCATTatgcacaaaaatgtttaaactatgcAGAAACCAAAGAAGAAGCTAAAGcgttattaaaaactatagttCATGAAAGAATTTACATGgaaattgataacataattaaatttacttcgATGGATGAGAAAAAATCCAAGGATTACGATAAAGAAGAAATGCCCAGACAGTTAGAATTGCTGTCACTTACTCAAAAAGCTGAAGTGAATCAAAGTgaagataataaagataatgacgatgatgacgatgatgacgatgataGCGATGAAGAAGAACATTTGTGTAATTCTATATCAAGGTATATGATTTTGGTGGATCCCAGTGAATCAGATAGTGTTTTAGATAGTGTTTCagagtaa